The following coding sequences are from one Xiphophorus couchianus chromosome 7, X_couchianus-1.0, whole genome shotgun sequence window:
- the LOC114147831 gene encoding dedicator of cytokinesis protein 9 isoform X12 — protein sequence MGCTTSAVVFDGLRTVLERNCSGYICKEAAEPAGPSEAERALSRRESRVIPTPRILKVKPKVIEPLDYENVLVQRKTQILSDVLRDMLQFPLEDFEISTLRRQGRTLYPTVPENAEREAQSLFVQECIKTYKSDWHVVNYKYEDYSGDFRQLPNKVPRPEKLAVHVFEVDEDVDKEEDTASLGSQKGGISKHGWLYKGNMNSAISVTMRSFKRRYFHLTQLGDGSYNLNFYKDEKISKEPKGTIFLDSCMGVVQNNKVRRFAFELKMQDKSTYLLAAESEAEMEDWINMLNKILHSSFEIAMQEKRNGDIHDDDDLGKSDSSSGSLDSFQSTRDIESRMRSETRLKLFTVDPDTQKLDFSGIEPDVKQFEEKFGKRVLVNCNDLSFNLQSCVAENEDGPTTNVEPFYVTLSLFDIQNGRKISSDFQVDLNHQSVRGMVPSNTSQYVNGGGEARSEGQRFIHGVPEAALLYPKQGVFSVTCPHPDIFLVARIDKVLQGGINHCAEPYMKSSDSTKMAQKVLKNAKLACSRLGQYRMPFAWAARTLFKDASGTLDKSARFSALYRQDSNKLSNDDMLKLLADFRKPEKMAKLPIILGNLDVTIDSVAPDLTNCVTSSYIPVKQFDVSERSSVFFEVEEFVPFIAKCSQPFTIYNNHLYVYPKHLKYDSQKSFAKARNIAVCIEFRDSDDEEAVSLKCIYGRPGGPLFTKNAFTSVLHHQHNPEFYDEFKIELPTQLHEKHHLLFTFYHVSCDSNSKASTKKKDVVETQVGYAWLPLLKDGRVIMNEHHIPVAANLPAGYLSCQEGASKHLSPEVKWVDGGKHLFKVSTHLVSTVYTQDQHLHNFFHHCQSVASAAQGPGGELVKYLKSLHAMESHVMIKFLPTILNQLFRVLTSATQEDVAVNVTRVMIHIVAQCHEEGLEHYLRSYVKFVFRTESYTSSTTRTVHEELAKAMTVILKPSTDFLTSNKLLKYSWYFFEALVKSMAQYLIESCKVRLSRNQRFSASFHHTVETLVNMMMPHITQKYKDNLDAARNANHSLAVFIKRCFNLMDRGFVFKQINNYINGFMPGDPKTLYEFKFEFLRVVCNHEHYVPLNLPMPFGKGRILRFQDDTVESDDTPVDLQMDYSLTEDFCRNHFLVGLLLREVSAALQEFREIRQIAIHVLKTLMIKHTFDDRYSSKSQQARLATLYFPLFGLLQENVNRLNVKEVSPFPVNHSNNNGRDDSLLSNALMTPPRSSTFLDTSLHKDVFGAISGTTSPHAVSTPNVNSMRHTDSRGSLISTESVNSLHERNHDKTNSLDKNQPASTLGSTLMRCDKLDQAEIKSLLMCFLHVLKGMSEDALFTYWNKASSAELMDFFILIEVCLHQFRYMGKRYIASVRKISSILGISVEHAYSHSDADVLNQSLLEANIATEVCLTVLDTLSIFIMGFKTQLCSDHGHSPLMKKVFEVHLCFLHINQSETALKQVFTSLRTFIYKFPCTFFEGRADMCAAFCYEILKCCNSKLSSIRSDAAHLLYFLMKSNFDYTGRKSFVRTHLQVVIAVSQLIADVIGIGSTRFQQSLSIINNCANSDRTIKHTAFPSDVKDLTKRIRTVLMATAQMKEHERDPEMLVDLQYSLAKSYASTPELRKTWLDSMARIHVKNGDLSEAAMCYVHVAALVAEYLRRKGMFKQGCSAFRVVTPNIDEEAAMMEDVGMQDVHFNEDVLMELLEECADGLWKAERYELISDIYKLIIPIYEKRRDFEKLAHLYDTLHRAYSKVTEVMHTGKRLLGTYFRVAFFGQGFFEDEDGKEYIYKEPKFTPLSEISQRLLKLYSDKFGQENVKMIQDSGRINPKDLDSKYAYIQVTHVTPYLDEKELADRKTEFEKSHNIRRFVFEMPFTISGKKQGGVEEQCKRRTILTTTHCFPYVKKRIAVMYQHHTDLSPIEVAIDEMSKKVAEINQLCSSSDVDMIRLQLKLQGSISVQVNAGPLAYARAFLDDSSAKKYPDNKVKQLKEVFRHFVEACGHGLGINERLIKEDQQEYHDEMKANYRDLTRELSIIMHEQIIPVEDGMKSVLPDSLHIFNAISGTPTSVTIQGIPHSASVI from the exons aTTTCAACTTTGAGGCGCCAAGGGAGAACTCTGTACCCCACAGTGCCTGAAAATGCTGAGAGGGAGGCCCAGAGCCTGTTTGTCCAAGAG TGCATTAAGACCTACAAGTCTGACTGGCATGTGGTCAACTACAAGTACGAGGATTATTCTGGGGATTTTCGACAGCTTCCAAA CAAAGTACCCCGGCCTGAAAAACTGGCGGTTCATGTGTTCGAAGTGGATGAAGATGTTGATAAAGAGGAG GACACTGCCTCCTTAGGATCCCAGAAAGGGGGCATTTCCAAACATGGCTGGCTGTATAAAGGGAACATGAACAGTGCAATCAGTGTCACCATGAGG TCGTTCAAGAGGAGGTATTTCCACCTTACGCAGCTTGGGGATGGCTCGTACAATCTAAACTTCTACAAAGACGAGAAGATCTCCAAAGAGCCAAAAGGAACCATTTTCCTGGATTCCTGCATGGGTGTGGTTCAG AACAACAAAGTTCGGAGGTTTGCTTTTGAGCTGAAGATGCAGGATAAGAGCACGTACCTGCTGGCTGCAGAAAGCGAAGCAGAGATGGAGGACTGGATCAACATGCTCAACAAGATCCTCCACAGCAGCTTTGAGATTGCCATGCAGGAGAAGAGGAATGGAGACATTCatgatg ATGATGATCTTGGAAAGTCAGACAGTTCTTCTGGCAGCCTGGATAGCTTTCAG AGCACCAGAGATATTGAGTCAAGAATGAGGAGTGAAACCAGACTGAAGCTGTTCACAGTGGATCCAGACACACAG AAACTGGACTTCTCAGGAATAGAGCCGGATGTTAAACAGTTCGAGGAGAAGTTTGGCAAGAGGGTTCTGGTCAACTGCAACGATCTCTCATTCAACCTGCAAAGCTGCGTGGCAGAGAACGAGGATGGGCCGACTACAAAC GTGGAACCTTTCTATGTCACTCTGTCGCTGTTCGACATCCAGAACGGCAGGAAAATTTCCTCTGACTTCCAAGTTGACTTAAACCACCAGTCTGTCAGGGGAATGGTTCCAAGTAACACCAGTCAGTATGTGAACGGAGGAGGTGAAGCCCGATCCGAGGGGCAGCGGTTTATCCACGGGGTGCCAGAAGCAGCTTTGCTGTATCCCAAACAG GGAGTGTTTTCAGTGACATGCCCTCATCCAGATATCTTCCTAGTGGCTCGCATCGATAAGGTGCTTCAGGGGGGAATCAACCATTGTGCCGAGCCATACATGAAGAGTTCAGACTCCACCAAG ATGGCACAGAAGGTCCTGAAAAATGCCAAGCTGGCGTGTAGTCGATTGGGTCAGTACAGGATGCCCTTTGCCTGGGCAGCAAG aacCTTGTTCAAAGATGCATCTGGGACACTTGACAAAAGTGCCCGCTTCTCAGCTCTGTACAGACAGGACAGCAACAAACTGTCCAATGACGACATGCTCAAATTGCTGGCAGATTTCAGAAA aCCAGAGAAGATGGCCAAGCTGCCTATAATCCTTGGAAACCTTGATGTTACCATTGACAGTGTTGCCCCCGACTTAACGA ATTGCGTTACCTCATCCTACATTCCTGTGAAGCAGTTTGATGTCAGTGAGAGGAGCAGTGTGTTTTTCGAAGTGGAGGAGTTTGTGCCGTTCATCGCCAAATGTTCTCAGCCTTTCACTATCTACAATAATCACCTCTATGTCTACCCAAAGCACTTGAAATATGACAGCCAGAAGTCATTTGCAAAG GCTAGAAACATAGCTGTCTGCATTGAGTTCAGGGACTCAGATGATGAAGAAGCTGTTTCACTTAAG TGCATCTATGGGCGACCTGGAGGACCCTTGTTTACCAAAAATGCCTTTACCTCAGTATTACATCACCAGCACAACCCCGAATTCTATGATGAA TTTAAGATCGAGTTGCCAACACAGCTCCACGAGAAACATCATTTGCTGTTTACTTTCTACCATGTGAGCTGTGACAGCAACAGCAAGGCCAGCACCAAGAAGAAAGATGTGGTTGAAACTCAAG TGGGATATGCCTGGCTCCCTTTGCTGAAGGATGGCCGGGTGATAATGAATGAACATCACATCCCTGTTGCTGCTAACCTTCCTGCTGGATACCTCAGTTGTCAAGAGGGCGCCAGCAAG CATTTGAGTCCTGAGGTCAAATGGGTTGATGGAGGAAAACACTTGTTTAAAGTGTCCACACACCTAGTGTCCACTGTGTACACTCAG GATCAACATTTGCACAACTTTTTTCATCACTGTCAGAGTGTTGCATCAGCAGCACAAGGACCTGGAGGAGAACTGGTCAAATACCTGAAG AGTTTGCATGCCATGGAGAGTCACGTGATGATCAAGTTCTTGCCAACTATCCTCAATCAGCTGTTTAGAGTGCTGACCAGTGCCACACAGGAGGACGTAGCAGTAAATGTTACAAG GGTCATGATTCACATTGTAGCTCAGTGCCACGAGGAAGGCTTGGAACACTACCTTCGCTCTTATGTGAAG TTTGTATTCAGGACTGAGTCGTACACTTCCTCCACGACCCGAACAGTACACGAGGAGTTGGCGAAAGCCATGACTGTAATCCTGAAGCCTTCCACTGACTTCCTGACGAGTAACAAGCTGCTCAAG TATTCATGGTATTTCTTTGAAGCCTTAGTCAAGTCCATGGCTCAGTACTTGATTGAAAGCTGCAAAGTGAGG TTGTCAAGGAATCAGCGGTTCTCTGCATCTTTTCATCACACTGTGGAAACTTTGGTCAACATGATGATGCCACACATCACTCAGAAGTACAAAGACAACCTGGATGCTGCTCGCAATGCCAACCACAGCCTAGCTGTCTTCATAAAG CGCTGCTTCAACCTGATGGACCGAGGCTTTGTGTTTAAGCAGATCAACAATTACATCAATGGCTTCATGCCCGGAGATCCAAAG ACGCTGTATGAGTTCAAGTTTGAGTTCTTACGCGTTGTGTGCAATCATGAACACTATGTTCCCTTAAACCTGCCAATGCCATTTGGAAAAGGGAGGATACTGAGGTTTCAAG ATGATACAGTGGAGTCTGATGATACTCCAGTAG ATCTGCAGATGGATTACTCTCTGACAGAAGACTTCTGTAGGAACCACTTCCTGGTCGGGCTTCTGCTCAGGGAGGTCAGTGCTGCTCTGCAGGAGTTCAGGGAGATTCGGCAGATAGCCATACATGTCCTGAAGACCCTCATGATTAAACACACATTTGATGACCGCTATTCATCCAAG agccAGCAGGCCAGATTGGCCACCTTGTACTTCCCCTTGTTTGGTCTCCTTCAGGAGAACGTCAACAGGCTTAATGTGAAGGAAGTCTCCCCATTCCCTGTCAACCACTCCAACAAT aATGGACGAGACGATTCGCTCCTTTCAAATGCCTTGATGACGCCTCCTAGGTCCAGCACGTTTCTGGACACCAGCTTGCACAAAGATGTTTTTGGAGCTATCTCGGGTACAA CTTCCCCTCATGCAGTTTCCACCCCTAACGTGAACTCTATGCGCCACACCGACTCTCGTGGCTCCCTCATCAGCACAGAATCAGTCAACAGCCTCCATGAGAGGAACCATGACAAAACCAATTCTCTTGACAAG AACCAACCTGCCTCGACCCTGGGAAGCACCTTGATGCGATGTGATAAATTGGATCAGGCAGAGATCAAAAGCCTCCTCATGTGTTTCTTACATGTGCTTAAAGGCATGTCTGAAG ATGCTCTGTTCACATACTGGAACAAGGCTTCATCTGCTGAACTGATGGACTTCTTTATCTTAATTGA AGTGTGCCTCCATCAGTTCAGATACATGGGGAAAAGATACATTGCAAG tgtaAGAAAGATTTCAAGTATACTTGGAATATCTGTAGAACATG cCTACAGTCACTCCGATGCGGATGTGTTGAACCAGTCACTCCTGGAGGCCAACATCGCCACTGAAGTGTGTCTAACAGTCCTGGACACTCTCAGCATCTTCATCATGGGCTTTAAG ACACAACTTTGCTCTGACCACGGCCACAGCCCactgatgaagaaggtgtttgAAGTTCATCTCTGCTTCCTGCACATCAATCAGTCTGAAACAGCCCTGAAGCAGGTCTTCACATCACTGCGCACTTTTATTTACAAG TTCCCGTGCACATTTTTTGAAGGCCGTGCAGATATGTGCGCAGCCTTCTGCTACGAGATTCTGAAATGTTGCAACTCCAAGCTGAGCTCCATTCGTAGTGATGCAGCCCACCTGCTGTATTTTCTCATGAAGAGCAACTTTGACTACACAGGTCGCAAGTCCTTTGTCAGAACACACCTGCAG GTGGTGATTGCTGTCAGTCAGTTGATCGCTGATGTGATCGGTATTGGAAGCACCCGCTTCCAGCAATCTCTGTCAATAATCAACAATTGTGCCAACAGTGATAGAACTATCAAG CACACAGCTTTCCCATCAGATGTGAAGGACTTGACAAAACGCATCAGGACCGTTTTGATGGCCACAGCTCAAATGAAGGAGCATGAGAGAGATCCAGAAATGCTAGTGGACCTGCAGTACAGCCTTGCCAAGTCGTACGCCAGCACCCCCGAGCTGCGAAAGACCTGGCTGGACAGCATGGCCCGAATCCATGTGAAGAATGGAGACCTATCAGAG GCGGCCATGTGTTACGTTCATGTTGCAGCCCTCGTGGCAGAATACCTCCGGAGAAAAG GAATGTTCAAGCAGGGCTGTTCAGCTTTCCGAGTTGTAACCCCAAACATTGATGAAGAAGCAGCAATGATGGAGGATGTTGGGATGCAGGATGTGCATTTTAATGAG GACGTTTTAATGGAGCTTTTGGAGGAGTGTGCAGACGGCCTGTGGAAAGCAGAGCGCTATGAGCTCATCTCAGACATCTATAAACTCATAATCCCAATTTATGAGAAGCGAAGGGACTTTGAG AAACTGGCCCACCTGTATGACACACTGCATCGTGCATACAGCAAAGTGACGGAGGTGATGCATACAGGCAAGAGGCTGCTGGGGACGTACTTCAGAGTGGCTTTCTTTGGTCAG GGTTTCTTTGAGGATGAAGATGGTAAGGAGTACATCTATAAAGAGCCCAAGTTCACACCCCTGTCTGAGATCTCCCAGAGGCTCCTGAAGCTTTACTCTGACAAGTTTGGACAGGAGAACGTGAAGATGATTCAGGATTCTGGACGG ATTAATCCCAAAGACCTGGACTCAAAGTACGCATATATTCAAGTAACCCACGTGACTCCATACCTGGATGAGAAAGAGCTGGCTGACAGAAAGACAGAGTTTGAAAAGAGCCACAACATCAGGCGATTTGTATTCGAAATGCCTTTCACAATATCTGGCAAAAAGCAAGGTGGAGTGGAGGAGCAGTGCAAACGCAGGACGATACTCACCA CAACACACTGTTTTCCCTACGTGAAGAAGCGCATCGCAGTGATGTACCAACACCACACCGACCTGAGCCCCATCGAGGTGGCCATCGATGAAATGAGCAAAAAGGTGGCCGAGATCAACCAGCTGTGCTCCTCCAGCGACGTGGACATGATCCGTCTGCAGCTCAAACTGCAAGGCAGCATCAGTGTCCAG GTAAATGCAGGACCACTTGCATACGCCAGAGCTTTTCTGGATGACTCGAGCGCCAAGAAGTATCCAGATAACAAGGTCAAGCAGCTCAAAGAGGTCTTCAG GCATTTTGTGGAGGCCTGTGGCCACGGCTTGGGCATTAATGAGCGACTGATCAAAGAGGACCAGCAGGAGTACCACGATGAGATGAAAGCAAACTACAGGGACTTGACCAGAGAGTTGTCCATCATCATGCACGAGCAG ATCATTCCGGTGGAAGACGGCATGAAGAGCGTGCTCCCCGACTCGCTTCACATCTTCAACGCCATCAGTGGCACGCCGACCTCTGTCACCATCCAGGGCATCCCGCACTCGGCGTCAGTGATATAA